The following proteins are co-located in the Primulina tabacum isolate GXHZ01 chromosome 11, ASM2559414v2, whole genome shotgun sequence genome:
- the LOC142519836 gene encoding uncharacterized protein LOC142519836 — translation MAGRPPRQNHNPRYANTDREGRQENVQENGPPPAVNLSRADLMAIATIVATTLQGLGNPNANQPPPPPPNGIKFHYESLRKNRCPIFRGDADPEVGQSWLKSVETQLRLLEVPEALKVDVIVPFLEDRAAKWWEAVSPAMTATGPITWQNFRETFLKQYYPAEVRLQKLSEFENLTQAPDMSVVEYTSQFNALGSYAPAIMADEVLKLHRFKKGLNSRIQSALAVYQPANFADLMGAAIRAETDIRRRAGENKNKRPHISQSSQSGEWFRKLNQSGGPSSGQPSAATNYQGPKPCPKCSFRHPGECRRASGVCFGCGKSGNRISECPTAAKQSAGPNKRTGSNVGANPNKPKENKPNARVFAMTQDEADDASDVVSGMDWLARNNAIVDCKGKGVKLRTPGQEEVVFHGKSKERKALLSTSQTWKAMKSGEDLYLAMISEVQGEVELRIEYIPIVREFPDVFPEELPGTIPDREVEFEINLVPGATPISKAPYRMAPAELKELKEQLQELLDKKQVRPSVSPWGAPEYQWTPRKSRQLRNGQSLRTPQTSGAFLDWHVITESSSKVFLQSSYH, via the exons ATGGCTGGCAGACCCCCGAGACAGAATCACAACCCGCGTTATGCGAATACCGACCGCGAAGGAAGACAGGAGAATGTACAAGAGAATGGACCTCCGCCTGCAGTCAACCTAAGCCGAGCTGATCTCATGGCCATAGCAACTATAGTGGCGACAACACTACAAGGGTTGGGAAACCCGAACGCCAATcaacctccaccaccaccacctaaTGGAATCAAATTTCATTATGAGTCCCTCCGCAAGAACAGGTGTCCGATATTCAGAGGGGACGCTGATCCCGAAGTTGGCCAGAGTTGGCTAAAGAGTGTCGAGACTCAGTTGAGGTTATTGGAAGTTCCCGAGGCACTCAAAGTGGATGTGATTGTGCCTTTCCTGGAAGACAGAGCAGCTAAATGGTGGGAAGCAGTCTCGCCAGCCATGACCGCTACTGGACCAATTACATGGCAAAACTTCCGAGAAACATTTTTGAAACAGTACTATCCGGCGGAAGTCAGATTGCAGAAGTTAAGTGAGTTTGAAAACCTCACTCAAGCTCCAGATATGTCAGTAGTGGAGTATACATCTCAGTTTAATGCCCTTGGGTCGTATGCTCCAGCAATCATGGCGGACGAAGTTTTGAAGCTGCACCGtttcaagaagggattgaacagccgAATCCAGTCGGCCTTAGCAGTTTATCAGCCCGCCAATTTTGCAGATCTTATGGGCGCAGCTATCCGAGCTGAAACCGATATCCGTCGAAGAGCAGGAGAGAATAAGAACAAGCGTCCGCATATCAGTCAGTCTTCTCAGAGTGGTGAGTGGTTCAGGAAACTTAATCAATCTGGCGGACCTTCTTCAGGACAACCCTCAGCAGCCACTAACTACCAAGGACCCAAACCATGCCCAAAATGCAGTTTCAGACACCCCGGAGAATGCCGAAGGGCCAGCGGCGTATGCTTTGGATGTGGGAAATCAGGGAACAGAATTTCAGAGTGCCCTACCGCTGCCAAGCAATCAGCAGGGCCCAACAAAAGAACTGGGTCGAATGTGGGAGCTAACCCCAACAAACCAAAGGAGAATAAGCCTAATGCCAGGGTGTTTGCCATGACGCAAGATGAGGCAGACGACGCAAGTGACGTCGTGTCAG gaatggattggttagcaagaAACAACGCAATAGTAGATTGCAAGGGAAAGGGGGTCAAACTCCGAACCCCAGGTCAGGAAGAAGTCGTATTTCACGGTAAATCCAAGGAACGAAAAGCACTCCTTTCCACTTCCCAAACATGGAAGGCCATGAAATCCGGAGAAGATCTCTACCTAGCAATGATCAGTGAAGTGCAAGGAGAAGTAGAACTGAGGATAGAATACATCCCAATAGTACGAGAGTTCCCAGATGTTTTTCCAGAAGAACTCCCAGGGACAATCCCGGACCGCGAAGTTGAGTTCGAAATTAATCTAGTTCCTGGTGCAACACCGatttctaaagcaccttacAGGATGGCGCCAGCTGAACTCAAAGAGTTAAAAGAGCAACTCCAGGAATTGCTGGACAAAAAGCAAGTTCGACCTAGCGTGTCCCCATGGGGAGCACCA gagtatcagtggaCCCCAAGAAAGTCGAGGCAATTACGGAATGGCCAaagcctaagaacgccacagacATCAGGAGCTTTCTTGGACTGGCATGTTATTACAGAAAGTTCGTCGAAGGTTTTTCTTCAATCGTCATACCACTGA